From Chiloscyllium punctatum isolate Juve2018m chromosome 36, sChiPun1.3, whole genome shotgun sequence, the proteins below share one genomic window:
- the LOC140460547 gene encoding uncharacterized protein — MEKPEESHPVEESWKCGDCGKGFRAPSALEIHRRSHTGERPFICPRCGKAFSNSSALLRHRWVHTGERPFSCPDCGKDFSYSSDLKTHRRVHTGVRPFSCTVCGKAFSTSSTLLTHWRVHTGERPFTCSECRKGFSQVGKLRTHQRVHTGEKPFSCPECGKAFNDSSALQTHKWVHTQEMPFPCTDCGKIFSNSSTLLKHQRVHTGERPFSCPECGKGFTQASVLLIHQRIHTGEKPFCCPECGKGFTQMGNLRTHQRVHTGEKPFICPKCGNAFSDSSTLLKHQRVHTGKRPFPCPECGKAFSNSSDLLKHQRVHTRERPFSCPICGKAFSDSSALVKHRRVHTGERPFSCPECGKGFTRAATLRRHQGVHVPSQGD; from the coding sequence atggaaAAACCTGAGGAATCCCACCCCGTGGAGGAAtcgtggaagtgtggcgactgcgggaaaggcttccgtgctccatctgccctggagattcatcggcgcagtcacaccggagAGAGGCCATTCATTTGCCCCaggtgtgggaaggccttcagcaattcctccgccctacTGAGGCACCgatgggtccacacgggggagaggcccttcagctgccccgattGCGGGAAGGACTTCAGCTATTCTTCTGACCTGAAGACCCAcaggcgggtccacacgggggtgaggccgttctcctgcactgtgtgtgggaaggccttcagcacctCCTCCACCCTACTGACCcactggcgggtccacactggggagagaccattcacttGTTCCGAGTGCAGGAAGGGATTCTCTCAGGTGGGCAAGTTGCGGacacaccagcgggtccacactggggagaagcctttcagctgccccgagtgtgggaaggccttcaacgATTCCTCTGCCCTTCAGACCCACAAGTGGGTCCACACACAGGAGATGCCTTTCCCCTGCACAGATTGCGGCAAgatcttcagcaattcctccaccctgctgaagcaccagcgggtccacacaggggagaggcccttcagctgccccgagtgtgggaagggctttacccaggcgtCGGTCCTGCTGatccaccagcggatccacactggggagaagcctttctgctgccctgagtgtgggaagggattcactcagatgGGCAACTTGCGcacgcaccagcgggtccacaccggggagaagccctTCATCTGTCCCAAGTGCGGGAatgccttcagcgattcctccaccctactgaagcaccagcgggtccacactgggaagaggccattcccctgccccgagtgtgggaaggcctttagcaattcctctgacctgctgaagcaccagcgtgtccacacgagggaaaggcccttcagctgtcccatatgtgggaaggccttcagcgattcctccgccCTGGTGAAACatcggcgggtccacacgggggagaggcccttcagctgtcccgaatgtgggaagggctttacccgggCAGCCACCCTGCGGAGGCACCAAggagttcacgtgccatcgcagggggattga